One Mycolicibacterium parafortuitum DNA segment encodes these proteins:
- a CDS encoding alpha/beta fold hydrolase yields MRTAEIVFGEFVLDSQRYELRRDGQAVPVEPQVFDVLAVLVANRRRCVTKQELFEAVWGGKFVGEAALSSRIMAARRALGDDGESQRYIKTVRGRGYQFVGAVTEGVTDSAVEAPGGDAEPTVEQRVAFCRAADGLRLAYAVAGEGPPLVRAGNWMTHLRYDVESPVWRHWVRDLSQRYRYIRYDERGCGLSDWDAPGFTFDDWVDDLASVVDSLELDRFPLLGVSQGGAVAVAYAARHPDRVSKLVLCGAYARGRAVRAVGPDERRAAALDLELARVGWGNDDPAFRQVFAAQFIPGGTREDWSSFDHLQRRTTSAENAVRFLEQFAHIDVRDLAGQVACPTLVMHASGDRRVPVRYGEELATLIPQARFVALEGGNHLLTAGEPAWETFCAELDAFLAG; encoded by the coding sequence ATGAGAACGGCGGAGATCGTGTTCGGCGAGTTCGTCCTGGATTCGCAGCGTTACGAGTTGCGACGCGACGGGCAGGCCGTCCCGGTGGAGCCGCAGGTATTCGACGTGCTGGCGGTGCTGGTGGCCAACCGTCGGCGCTGTGTGACCAAACAAGAGCTTTTCGAGGCGGTGTGGGGCGGAAAGTTCGTCGGCGAGGCCGCGTTGTCGAGTCGCATCATGGCGGCTCGGCGTGCGCTCGGTGACGACGGGGAGTCCCAGCGGTACATCAAGACGGTGCGCGGTCGCGGCTATCAGTTCGTCGGCGCCGTCACCGAGGGCGTCACCGATTCCGCCGTCGAGGCACCGGGCGGTGACGCCGAGCCGACGGTGGAGCAGCGCGTCGCGTTCTGCCGCGCCGCCGACGGGCTGCGGCTGGCCTACGCGGTGGCGGGGGAGGGGCCGCCGCTGGTGCGCGCAGGCAACTGGATGACGCATCTGCGCTACGACGTGGAAAGCCCGGTGTGGCGGCACTGGGTGCGCGATCTGTCCCAGCGTTACCGCTACATCCGTTACGACGAACGAGGATGCGGTCTTTCGGATTGGGATGCACCAGGATTCACCTTCGACGACTGGGTCGATGACCTGGCCTCGGTGGTCGACTCCCTCGAACTGGACCGGTTCCCGTTGCTCGGTGTCTCCCAGGGCGGTGCCGTGGCCGTCGCCTATGCGGCTCGCCATCCTGACCGGGTGTCAAAGTTGGTGCTCTGCGGTGCGTATGCGCGCGGGCGTGCGGTACGCGCGGTCGGTCCGGACGAACGCCGCGCGGCCGCACTGGATCTCGAGCTCGCGCGGGTCGGTTGGGGCAATGACGATCCGGCGTTCCGGCAGGTGTTCGCCGCGCAGTTCATCCCGGGGGGCACGCGCGAGGACTGGAGTTCCTTCGACCATCTGCAGCGCCGTACCACCTCGGCCGAGAACGCAGTGCGTTTCCTGGAGCAGTTCGCCCACATCGACGTCCGCGACCTCGCCGGCCAGGTGGCCTGCCCGACGCTGGTGATGCACGCGAGCGGTGACCGCCGGGTGCCCGTGCGGTACGGGGAGGAGCTGGCCACGCTGATCCCGCAGGCGCGGTTCGTCGCGCTCGAGGGCGGTAACCACCTGCTCACGGCCGGCGAGCCGGCATGGGAGACTTTTTGCGCGGAGCTGGACGCGTTCCTGGCTGGGTGA
- a CDS encoding helix-turn-helix domain-containing protein: MTNSSVLGSFLRWHRHRLTPQDVGLPDHGRRRVPGLRREEVAQLAGISTEYYIRLEQGRERSPSVAVVDALADALRLDADEAAHLHRLTRPVSRRGGVAHPRVPDGVLLLIDQLDLPAILVDRYMDVVASNSRAQALFPNMEPDTSRLHAVFLDPREREFWVDWEQAAADSVAQLRADIGNECESPRVQALIADLRQRSRHFCRLWSRQEVQQRAVSPVRVRHCDVGELELHREKFAVTGAERLHLYIYFAAPDSMSAGRLARLWHRESGSAVTRNDPVWMGSR; this comes from the coding sequence ATGACCAACAGCAGCGTCCTCGGGAGCTTTCTCCGCTGGCACCGCCATCGATTGACGCCACAGGACGTCGGGCTGCCTGACCACGGGAGGCGACGGGTGCCGGGGCTGCGCCGCGAGGAGGTGGCCCAGCTCGCCGGCATCAGCACCGAGTACTACATCCGGCTCGAGCAGGGCCGGGAGCGCTCGCCGTCGGTCGCCGTCGTCGACGCGCTCGCCGACGCACTGCGCCTCGACGCGGACGAGGCCGCCCATCTGCATCGCCTGACCCGCCCGGTGTCCCGGCGCGGCGGCGTGGCCCACCCCAGGGTTCCCGACGGCGTGCTGCTGCTGATCGACCAGCTGGACCTGCCCGCGATACTCGTGGACCGCTACATGGACGTCGTGGCCTCCAACTCGCGGGCCCAGGCGCTGTTCCCGAACATGGAGCCGGACACCAGCCGGTTGCACGCGGTGTTCCTCGACCCTCGCGAGCGGGAGTTCTGGGTGGACTGGGAACAGGCCGCCGCCGACAGCGTCGCGCAGTTGCGTGCCGACATCGGCAACGAGTGCGAATCACCGCGGGTCCAGGCCTTGATCGCTGATTTGCGCCAGCGCTCCCGGCACTTCTGCCGGCTGTGGTCCCGGCAGGAGGTGCAGCAGCGCGCGGTGAGCCCGGTGCGGGTGAGGCACTGCGACGTGGGGGAGCTGGAACTGCATCGCGAGAAGTTCGCCGTCACCGGCGCCGAACGGCTCCATCTGTACATCTACTTCGCGGCTCCGGATTCGATGTCGGCGGGCCGGCTCGCGCGGCTGTGGCACCGGGAGAGTGGCAGTGCCGTTACCAGGAATGATCCGGTCTGGATGGGATCGCGCTGA
- a CDS encoding arylsulfatase: MTTEFNGKIELDIRDSEPDWGPFAAPTAQPDAPNVLYLVWDDIGIATWDCFGGLVDMPAMSRIAQRGVRLSQFHTTALCSPTRASLLTGRNATTVGMATIEEFTDGFPNCNGRIPFDTALLSEVLAENGYNTYCIGKWHLTPLEESNLAATKRHWPLSRGFERFYGFMGGETDQWYPDLMYDNHPVAPPATPEQGYHLSKDLADKTIEFIRDSKVIAPDKPWFSYVCPGAGHAPHHVFKEWADRYAGRFDMGYEVYREIVLENQKRLGIVPPDTELSPINPYLDVKGPDGQDWPAQDTVRPWESLSDDEKRLFARMAEVFAGFLSYTDAQIGRVLDYLEESGQLDNTIIVVISDNGASGEGGPNGSVNEVKFFNGYIDSVEESLKAFDDLGGTETYNHYPIGWAMAFNTPYKLFKRYASHEGGIADTAIISWPKGIAAHGEVRDNYVNVADITPTVYDLLDITPPATVRGVAQKPLDGVSFKVALDNPTAPTGKETQFYTMLGTRGIWHKGWFASAVHAASPAGWSHFDQDRWELYHVDSDRSQSHDLAAEHPEKLEELKALWFAEAEKYNGLPLSDLNILETMSRWRPYLTGERDSYVYYPGTADVGMGAVVEIHGRSFAVLADVTIDDGGAEGVIVKHGGAHGGYVMYVQGGRLHFCYNFLGEYDQTLAAPDPIPAGVHTLGFSYTLTGTAEGSHTPVGDAALYIDGAQVASLAEMRSHPGTFGLAGATLGVGRNSGSAVSSAYRAPFPFTGGTIARVGIDVSGHPYVDLEREFARAFAKD, from the coding sequence GTGACGACGGAGTTCAACGGCAAGATCGAGCTCGACATCCGGGATTCGGAACCGGACTGGGGGCCGTTCGCCGCACCGACCGCTCAGCCCGATGCACCGAACGTCCTCTATCTGGTCTGGGACGACATCGGCATCGCGACGTGGGACTGCTTCGGCGGACTCGTCGACATGCCCGCGATGAGCCGGATCGCCCAACGCGGAGTGCGGCTCTCACAGTTCCACACCACCGCGCTGTGCTCGCCCACCCGGGCATCGCTGCTGACCGGCCGCAACGCGACCACGGTCGGCATGGCGACCATCGAGGAGTTCACCGACGGTTTCCCGAACTGTAACGGGCGCATCCCCTTTGACACCGCGCTGCTGTCGGAGGTGCTCGCCGAGAACGGATACAACACGTACTGCATCGGCAAGTGGCATCTGACGCCGCTGGAGGAGTCGAATCTGGCCGCGACCAAACGGCACTGGCCGTTGTCGCGCGGGTTCGAGCGGTTCTACGGATTCATGGGCGGCGAGACCGACCAGTGGTATCCCGACCTGATGTACGACAACCACCCCGTCGCGCCACCGGCCACGCCGGAGCAGGGGTATCACCTGTCGAAGGACCTGGCCGACAAGACCATCGAGTTCATCCGTGACTCCAAGGTGATCGCGCCGGATAAGCCGTGGTTCTCCTACGTGTGCCCCGGCGCGGGGCACGCGCCCCACCACGTGTTCAAGGAATGGGCGGACCGGTATGCCGGGCGCTTCGACATGGGCTACGAGGTCTACCGCGAGATCGTGCTGGAGAACCAGAAGCGACTCGGCATCGTGCCCCCGGACACCGAGCTGTCCCCGATCAACCCGTACCTCGACGTCAAGGGGCCGGACGGCCAGGACTGGCCGGCGCAGGACACCGTTCGGCCGTGGGAGTCGCTGAGCGATGACGAGAAGCGGCTGTTCGCGCGGATGGCGGAGGTGTTCGCCGGGTTCCTGTCCTACACCGACGCCCAGATCGGCCGGGTCCTGGACTACCTCGAGGAGTCCGGCCAGCTCGACAACACGATCATCGTCGTGATCTCCGACAACGGGGCCAGCGGGGAGGGCGGGCCGAACGGGTCGGTCAACGAGGTCAAGTTCTTCAACGGCTACATCGACTCGGTCGAGGAGAGCCTCAAGGCCTTCGACGACCTCGGTGGGACCGAGACCTACAACCATTACCCGATCGGCTGGGCGATGGCCTTCAACACCCCGTACAAGTTGTTCAAGCGCTACGCATCCCACGAAGGCGGGATCGCGGACACGGCGATCATCTCGTGGCCCAAGGGAATCGCCGCACACGGCGAGGTTCGGGACAACTACGTCAACGTCGCCGACATCACCCCGACGGTGTACGACCTGCTCGACATCACCCCGCCCGCCACGGTCCGCGGAGTCGCCCAGAAACCGCTCGATGGTGTCAGTTTCAAAGTGGCACTGGACAATCCGACTGCGCCGACCGGCAAGGAGACGCAGTTCTACACGATGCTGGGTACCCGCGGGATCTGGCATAAGGGCTGGTTCGCCAGCGCCGTGCACGCGGCGTCGCCGGCAGGCTGGTCGCATTTCGATCAGGACCGCTGGGAGCTCTATCACGTCGACTCCGACCGCAGCCAGTCTCACGACCTGGCCGCCGAGCATCCGGAGAAGCTCGAAGAGCTCAAGGCGCTGTGGTTCGCCGAGGCCGAGAAGTACAACGGTCTGCCGCTGAGCGACCTGAACATCCTGGAGACCATGTCGCGGTGGCGGCCGTACCTGACCGGCGAGCGCGACTCCTATGTCTACTACCCGGGAACCGCCGACGTCGGGATGGGCGCGGTGGTCGAGATCCACGGCAGGTCCTTCGCCGTGCTGGCCGACGTGACGATCGACGACGGCGGTGCCGAGGGGGTGATCGTCAAACACGGCGGGGCGCACGGCGGGTACGTGATGTACGTGCAGGGTGGGCGGTTGCACTTCTGCTACAACTTCCTCGGCGAGTACGACCAGACGCTGGCCGCGCCGGATCCGATCCCGGCGGGCGTGCACACGCTGGGCTTCTCCTACACGCTGACCGGCACCGCCGAGGGCAGCCACACGCCGGTCGGGGACGCCGCCCTCTACATCGACGGCGCGCAGGTCGCGAGCCTGGCTGAAATGCGTTCGCATCCAGGAACGTTTGGACTTGCAGGGGCCACCCTGGGCGTCGGGCGCAACTCGGGGTCTGCGGTGTCGTCGGCGTACCGGGCACCGTTCCCGTTCACCGGCGGCACTATCGCCCGGGTCGGTATCGACGTGTCGGGCCACCCGTACGTCGACCTGGAGCGTGAGTTCGCCCGCGCCTTCGCGAAAGACTGA
- a CDS encoding ABC transporter, with amino-acid sequence MAFAGYTAVGYWLQVRQGFLLGDALSRTAAAQSVLFSREPHLAAIGFIFTPLTAMVQLPLVALASWWPDITARAFAGTVMSAAFMAGASVQILSMGNDRGLPRRYSLLITALFACHPMIVFYGSNGMSEAPFVFFLIWAVRRLTMWMVDDDVHHLIAAGAVAMGLAYLTRYDAAACVAAAGVLVGATTYLRAREGPRLKRALLDVILVSGPGIAAVLGWAAASWLITGEALAQFTSQYGNAAILEQSGGGAANIVAGLGYSGVCLLLLAPTLVPLTGWAAVTGLRRPTRQMLLPPILIFGAALAFQTLTYATGGTFPFLRFYIVAVPFAACMALLVVPDGTLASPTRRGRHAPEIPPVHTVPSYRAGAVAAVLFAACIPVAAWGMSLPAYAPQEYALGAVLRPDPDDTSPRKDEQRRIAATFSTERELAQYLDGLGLPPGSVITDTMYGFAVVVASRKPKTFVVPSDRDFVKLLNTPSAYGIRYLLAVPNTGRGTADALNLRYPTLYDTGSDVATLELEIPNSGANQPNYRLYRVNEPVPVRG; translated from the coding sequence ATGGCCTTCGCCGGGTACACCGCGGTGGGGTATTGGTTGCAGGTGCGCCAGGGTTTTCTCCTCGGCGACGCGCTGTCGCGCACGGCCGCCGCCCAGAGCGTGCTGTTCAGCCGCGAACCCCATTTGGCCGCAATCGGATTCATCTTCACGCCGCTGACCGCGATGGTGCAGCTGCCGCTGGTGGCGCTGGCATCGTGGTGGCCGGACATCACGGCGCGGGCCTTCGCCGGAACGGTGATGTCGGCGGCGTTCATGGCCGGCGCGTCGGTACAGATCCTGTCGATGGGCAACGACCGCGGACTCCCGCGCCGCTACAGCCTGCTCATCACCGCGCTGTTCGCGTGCCACCCGATGATCGTGTTCTACGGATCCAACGGGATGAGCGAAGCGCCGTTCGTGTTCTTCCTGATCTGGGCGGTGCGCCGGCTGACGATGTGGATGGTCGACGACGACGTGCACCACTTGATCGCCGCCGGCGCCGTCGCGATGGGCCTGGCCTACCTGACGCGCTATGACGCGGCGGCGTGTGTGGCCGCCGCAGGTGTGCTGGTCGGGGCGACCACCTATCTGCGCGCCCGGGAGGGGCCCCGGCTCAAGCGCGCGCTGCTCGACGTCATCCTGGTCAGCGGACCCGGGATCGCCGCGGTCCTGGGCTGGGCGGCGGCCAGCTGGTTGATCACCGGGGAGGCACTGGCTCAGTTCACCTCGCAGTACGGCAACGCCGCGATTCTCGAACAGTCCGGAGGTGGCGCGGCGAACATCGTTGCCGGACTGGGGTACTCGGGGGTCTGTCTGCTGCTGCTGGCGCCGACGCTGGTGCCACTGACGGGGTGGGCCGCGGTCACCGGCCTGCGCCGCCCGACCCGCCAGATGCTGCTGCCGCCGATCCTGATCTTCGGGGCGGCACTGGCGTTTCAGACCCTGACGTACGCCACCGGCGGTACGTTCCCGTTCCTGCGGTTCTACATCGTGGCGGTGCCGTTCGCGGCGTGCATGGCGTTGCTCGTCGTCCCCGACGGCACGTTGGCTTCGCCGACCCGGCGCGGCCGCCATGCACCGGAGATCCCGCCCGTCCACACCGTCCCGTCGTACCGCGCGGGTGCGGTGGCGGCGGTGTTGTTCGCGGCCTGCATACCGGTGGCGGCCTGGGGGATGAGCCTGCCGGCCTATGCGCCGCAGGAGTACGCGCTGGGGGCGGTGCTGCGGCCCGACCCCGACGACACCAGTCCTCGCAAGGACGAACAGCGCCGTATCGCGGCGACCTTCTCCACGGAGCGGGAGCTGGCGCAGTACCTGGACGGCCTCGGGTTACCGCCGGGTTCGGTGATCACCGACACCATGTACGGGTTCGCCGTGGTCGTGGCGTCCCGTAAGCCGAAAACGTTTGTGGTGCCGTCGGATAGAGATTTCGTGAAGTTGCTCAACACGCCCTCGGCCTACGGTATCCGGTACCTGCTGGCGGTGCCGAACACCGGACGCGGCACCGCGGATGCGCTCAATCTGCGCTACCCGACGCTCTACGACACGGGATCGGATGTGGCCACTCTGGAACTCGAGATCCCCAACTCGGGAGCCAATCAGCCGAACTACCGGCTCTACCGGGTGAACGAACCGGTGCCCGTGCGGGGCTGA
- a CDS encoding glycosyltransferase, translated as MTVDESRALHLAVNGLLEQDPMRSAAMPLMGWQRLALWGGLVAVATGVVFWPQATAIILVGLCTAAYVFTILDRVLIFRHGLATRAIVVTDDEARSIPDSELPSYTVLVPAFREPEVIGELIAGMAALEYPKDKLQILLLLEADDEVTISAARRCAEVAFVEVVLVPPAEPRTKPKACNYGLEFATGEIITIYDAEDRPDPLQLRRVVAVFRRAGDDVVCVQARLAFYNGHQNWLTGCFTAEYGLWFGYLLPGMSSTDTPIPLGGTSNHLLASALDRVGAWDPYNVTEDADLGLRIAANGFVTAVVESTTLEEANSDYINWIRQRSRWYKGYLQTWLVEMRRPRELLRTLGVRAFIRFNLILGGTPVVAVLNLFFWLITVLWFLGQPAAVAAVFPAFVYFPALVCLVLGNLAMIYLNLVALREDDRPDLLLPALTVPFFWVLMSVAAAKGLYQLVRNPSYWEKTVHGLAGR; from the coding sequence ATGACAGTCGACGAGTCACGCGCGCTGCACCTGGCCGTCAACGGGCTGCTCGAACAGGACCCCATGCGGTCCGCGGCGATGCCGCTGATGGGTTGGCAGCGGTTGGCGCTGTGGGGCGGCCTGGTCGCCGTCGCTACCGGCGTGGTGTTCTGGCCCCAGGCCACCGCGATCATCCTGGTCGGGCTCTGCACCGCGGCATACGTGTTCACGATCCTCGACCGGGTGCTGATCTTCCGGCACGGGCTGGCGACGCGGGCCATCGTCGTCACCGACGACGAAGCGCGGTCGATACCGGACTCCGAACTGCCGTCCTACACCGTGCTGGTGCCGGCGTTCCGGGAGCCCGAGGTCATCGGTGAACTGATCGCCGGGATGGCGGCGCTGGAGTACCCGAAGGACAAGCTGCAGATCCTGCTGCTGTTGGAGGCCGACGACGAGGTCACCATCTCGGCGGCCCGTCGGTGTGCCGAGGTGGCTTTCGTCGAGGTGGTGCTGGTGCCGCCGGCAGAACCCCGGACCAAGCCGAAGGCCTGCAACTACGGACTGGAGTTCGCCACCGGGGAGATCATCACCATCTACGACGCCGAGGACAGGCCCGATCCGCTGCAGTTGCGCCGAGTGGTCGCGGTGTTCCGCCGGGCCGGGGACGACGTCGTCTGCGTGCAGGCGCGCCTGGCGTTCTACAACGGGCACCAGAACTGGCTGACCGGCTGTTTCACCGCCGAATACGGGCTGTGGTTCGGCTACCTGCTGCCGGGGATGTCGAGCACCGACACCCCGATCCCGCTGGGCGGCACCTCCAACCATCTGCTGGCCTCGGCGCTGGACAGGGTCGGCGCATGGGACCCCTACAACGTCACCGAGGACGCCGACCTGGGCCTGCGGATCGCCGCGAACGGGTTCGTCACGGCGGTGGTCGAGTCCACGACGCTGGAGGAGGCCAACAGCGATTACATCAACTGGATCCGCCAGCGTTCCCGGTGGTACAAGGGCTATCTGCAGACCTGGCTGGTGGAGATGCGCCGGCCCCGGGAACTGCTGCGCACGCTCGGGGTGCGGGCGTTCATCCGCTTCAACCTGATCCTCGGTGGGACCCCGGTGGTCGCGGTGCTCAACCTGTTCTTCTGGCTCATCACCGTCCTGTGGTTCCTCGGCCAGCCCGCCGCCGTCGCCGCGGTGTTCCCGGCGTTCGTCTACTTCCCGGCGCTGGTGTGCCTGGTACTGGGCAATCTCGCGATGATCTACCTGAACCTGGTCGCATTACGCGAGGACGACCGGCCCGATCTGCTGCTGCCGGCACTGACCGTGCCGTTCTTCTGGGTGTTGATGAGCGTGGCCGCGGCCAAGGGGCTCTACCAGTTGGTCCGTAATCCGTCGTACTGGGAGAAGACCGTTCACGGCCTGGCCGGGCGATGA
- a CDS encoding cellulose biosynthesis cyclic di-GMP-binding regulatory protein BcsB, with translation MRWVGACFLAVCAVLMPVVASSAPPARAVPVTFDELGSAGPLEFYGQAGTTTVTFPVPPGMTPTALDATLELPVFLRSAAVTVVQDRRTIAQLDVPLLPRGPVRIPLDGVVVVENAVTITINAYLLPLDGYCLDPSNPLRLVDGAVEFAGVESVPAAVADFLPPVLRTLTIAVPPDPSQAESDAAVRLATAVTSRYRQQNTGVQIAALPRGQVLPAAESAPFERRIAITEGPDSGLSLQGGPGIPVLLISGPAAELANQTRLLASDLRRLAISTRAVVGPLRDAPQLPGDTTTLRELGENELTTEALAPRVVFGIDQTRLGRSAHNVRVHLVGSYTPVPENIGAQVVVRTGGESFDRWVAGRDGVIDHWVDIPDRLLQRFTNLEVAVDITGNTGRCGEFQPLTLSIDGESTVQSAPATPPVPPGLQSLPQALMPRVEIGIGDDRYADTARAVSIMTGLQRLSALPIDTAVVGLQQAVDSGGPAVLIAADGWDRDDITLPVSVSDDGLTVEGADPSGAPVTLRLDPAVGFGALQSVFDGSRSLLVATSNGAPRQLDQLLRWLDEDPARWPRLYGSAVISSPGRAPVTVPAPVASAQAATRDSGSGGTVLIWVAAGVFAAAVVTGALLLRRRRG, from the coding sequence ATGCGGTGGGTGGGGGCGTGCTTTTTGGCAGTGTGCGCCGTGCTGATGCCGGTCGTCGCGTCGTCTGCACCGCCCGCGCGGGCCGTTCCCGTCACCTTCGATGAGCTGGGATCGGCGGGCCCGCTGGAGTTCTACGGTCAGGCCGGAACCACCACCGTGACCTTCCCGGTGCCGCCGGGCATGACCCCGACCGCACTGGACGCGACGCTGGAGCTCCCGGTCTTCCTGCGGTCGGCGGCCGTCACCGTGGTCCAGGATCGGCGCACCATCGCGCAGCTGGACGTGCCGCTGCTGCCGCGGGGCCCGGTGCGGATCCCGCTCGACGGCGTGGTCGTGGTCGAGAACGCGGTCACGATCACCATCAACGCGTATCTCCTTCCGCTGGACGGATACTGCCTGGACCCGAGTAATCCGTTGCGGCTCGTCGACGGCGCGGTCGAGTTCGCCGGGGTCGAATCCGTGCCTGCCGCGGTCGCCGACTTCCTGCCTCCGGTCCTGCGCACGCTGACTATCGCCGTCCCGCCGGACCCGTCGCAGGCGGAGTCCGATGCCGCGGTGCGGTTGGCCACCGCGGTGACCTCCCGGTATCGGCAGCAGAACACCGGGGTGCAGATCGCCGCATTGCCGCGCGGGCAGGTGCTGCCTGCCGCCGAGTCGGCCCCCTTCGAGCGGCGGATCGCGATCACCGAGGGACCCGACAGCGGGCTGTCGCTGCAGGGCGGCCCGGGGATCCCGGTGCTGCTGATCTCGGGTCCGGCAGCCGAACTGGCCAATCAAACCCGGCTGCTCGCCAGTGACCTGCGCCGGCTGGCGATCAGCACCCGGGCCGTGGTGGGGCCGTTGCGCGATGCCCCGCAGCTTCCCGGTGACACGACCACGTTGCGTGAACTCGGCGAGAACGAGTTGACGACGGAGGCGCTGGCCCCGCGCGTGGTCTTCGGCATCGATCAGACCCGGTTGGGCAGGTCGGCCCACAACGTCCGGGTTCACCTGGTCGGGTCCTACACCCCGGTGCCGGAGAACATCGGCGCCCAGGTCGTCGTCCGGACCGGTGGCGAGTCCTTCGACCGGTGGGTCGCCGGCCGAGACGGCGTCATCGACCACTGGGTCGACATCCCCGACCGCCTGCTCCAGCGGTTCACCAACCTCGAAGTCGCCGTCGACATCACCGGCAACACCGGGCGCTGCGGCGAGTTCCAGCCGCTCACCCTGTCCATCGACGGTGAGAGCACGGTGCAGAGCGCCCCGGCCACGCCTCCTGTGCCACCCGGGCTGCAGTCGCTGCCGCAGGCGTTGATGCCCCGCGTCGAAATCGGGATCGGCGACGACCGTTACGCCGATACGGCGCGAGCCGTGTCGATCATGACGGGGCTGCAGCGCCTCAGCGCGCTGCCCATCGATACGGCGGTCGTCGGTCTCCAGCAGGCCGTCGACAGCGGTGGCCCGGCGGTGCTGATCGCTGCCGACGGCTGGGACCGCGACGACATCACCCTGCCGGTCTCGGTGTCAGACGATGGGCTCACAGTCGAGGGGGCGGACCCGTCGGGTGCCCCTGTGACACTGCGCCTCGATCCGGCCGTCGGGTTCGGAGCGCTTCAGTCGGTCTTCGACGGTAGCCGGTCTCTGCTGGTCGCGACCTCCAACGGGGCGCCGCGTCAGCTCGACCAATTGCTGCGCTGGCTCGACGAGGACCCCGCGCGCTGGCCGCGGCTCTACGGGAGCGCGGTCATCTCGTCACCCGGCCGCGCCCCGGTGACGGTCCCGGCCCCGGTCGCCTCGGCGCAGGCCGCGACGCGGGATTCCGGGAGCGGTGGCACCGTGCTGATCTGGGTGGCCGCGGGTGTCTTCGCCGCGGCGGTGGTCACCGGGGCACTGCTGCTGCGCCGGCGACGAGGGTGA
- the rpsQ gene encoding 30S ribosomal protein S17 — protein sequence MADTQAGSKGPAHTPRTEKPRGRRKTAIGYVVSDKMQKTIVVELESRKSHPLYGKIIRTTTKVKAHDENGDAGVGDRVSLMETRPTSATKRWRLVEVLEKAK from the coding sequence ATGGCAGACACTCAGGCTGGATCGAAGGGTCCGGCGCACACCCCGCGGACCGAGAAGCCGCGCGGCCGTCGCAAGACCGCCATCGGCTATGTCGTGTCGGACAAGATGCAGAAGACGATCGTCGTCGAGCTCGAGTCGCGTAAGAGCCACCCGCTGTACGGCAAGATCATCCGGACCACGACGAAGGTCAAGGCCCACGACGAGAACGGCGACGCCGGTGTCGGCGACCGCGTCTCGCTGATGGAGACCCGCCCGACGTCGGCCACCAAGCGCTGGCGTCTCGTCGAGGTGCTCGAAAAGGCCAAGTAA
- the rpmC gene encoding 50S ribosomal protein L29 — MAVGTTTGELRELSDDELTDKLRESKEELFNLRFQMATGQLANNRRLRTVRQEIARVYTVLRERELGLAAGPGGEDS; from the coding sequence ATGGCTGTCGGAACCACCACCGGTGAACTGCGTGAGCTCAGCGACGACGAACTGACCGACAAGCTCCGCGAGTCGAAGGAAGAGCTGTTCAACCTGCGCTTCCAGATGGCGACCGGCCAGCTTGCCAACAACCGCCGGCTTCGCACCGTGCGGCAGGAAATTGCGCGCGTGTACACCGTGCTGCGTGAACGTGAGCTGGGTCTGGCCGCCGGACCCGGAGGTGAGGATTCGTAA
- the rplP gene encoding 50S ribosomal protein L16, with protein MLIPRKVKHRKQHHPKQRGIASGGTEVSFGDYGIQALGHAYITNRQIESARIAINRHIKRGGKVWINIFPDRPLTKKPAETRMGSGKGSPEWWVANVKPGRVLFELSYPDEKIAREALTRAIHKLPIKARIVTREEQF; from the coding sequence ATGCTGATTCCTCGTAAGGTCAAGCACCGCAAGCAACACCACCCGAAGCAGCGCGGCATCGCCAGCGGCGGCACCGAGGTGAGCTTCGGTGACTACGGCATCCAGGCCCTGGGCCATGCCTACATCACCAACCGGCAGATCGAGTCCGCTCGTATCGCCATCAACCGGCACATCAAGCGTGGCGGCAAGGTGTGGATCAACATCTTCCCGGACCGCCCGCTGACCAAGAAGCCCGCCGAGACCCGTATGGGTTCGGGTAAGGGTTCGCCGGAATGGTGGGTCGCCAACGTCAAGCCCGGCCGTGTCCTGTTCGAGCTCAGCTACCCGGACGAGAAGATCGCCCGGGAAGCCCTGACTCGTGCCATCCACAAGCTGCCGATCAAGGCACGCATCGTCACAAGAGAGGAGCAGTTCTGA